One Triticum dicoccoides isolate Atlit2015 ecotype Zavitan chromosome 4B, WEW_v2.0, whole genome shotgun sequence genomic window carries:
- the LOC119295859 gene encoding uncharacterized protein LOC119295859 — translation MEFVMQSIRFGFGLNQIHFPGGGRIELCAAPVPAAVTRGDMVAEQEVVEQERAVDSIEALILAAKVAVAANRRGSFSPTSEPSTGKMNPRAPGWNKRLMQRRDFFSSFGDSLCLRR, via the exons ATGGAGTTCGTGATGCAGTCAATAA GATTTGGTTTTGGCCTGAATCAGATCCACTTTCCTGGAGGAGGTAGGATAGAGCTTTGTGCCGCCCCTGTGCCGGCAGCGGTGACGAGGGGCGATATGGTGGCGGAGCAGGAGGTGGTGGAGCAGGAACGGGCGGTGGACAGCATCGAAGCTCTGATCTTGGCGGCCAAGGTAGCAGTAGCGGCGAACAGGAGAGGGAGCTTTTCCCCGACGTCGGAGCCGTCAACTGGGAAGATGAATCCCCGGGCGCCTGGATGGAATAAGAG GCTGATGCAGAGGAGGGattttttttcaagttttggggatTCTCTCTGCTTGAGGAGGTAG